One genomic window of Salmo salar chromosome ssa12, Ssal_v3.1, whole genome shotgun sequence includes the following:
- the LOC123725443 gene encoding zinc finger protein 501-like → MQYKETFASTMNRDKASPSPSIHPESPGRPPLRTLLLVLVDCRKTPGQSGTKRGEGEEEHGDLISLRDSPNRCSLSGRGLSSVETQQHHDAIKKEQSLSRSEHLKKHQQRRKGKKPHHCCFDCGKSFAKQKELIIHERIHTGEKLYHCSQCGKSLAASKTLNSHQKIHTGEIPYPCFDCGKYLNQSGAQTTHQRIHTGEKPYSCDQCGKSFNQSGALTKHQRIHTGEKPYSCDQCGKSFNRSGDLTTHQRIHTGEKPYSCDQCGKSFNHSGALTRHQRIHIGEKPYSCDQCGKSFNQSGHLTLHQRIHTGEKPYSCDQCGKNFARDFTLTTHQRIHTGEKPYSCDQCGKSFNHSGSLTEHQRIHTGEKPYSCDQCGKSFARDSILTTHQRIHTGEKPYSCDQCGKRFNHSGSLTTHKRLHTGEKPYSCDQCGKSFNQSGHLTTHQRIHTGEKPYSCDQCGKSFIQSVELTRHQRIHTGEKPYSCLCGKSFAHSGSLIKHQEAQMCCFLSPSPAPVPDP, encoded by the exons ATGCAATACAAAGAAACATTTGCTTCCACAATGAATCGG GACAAAGCTAGTCCGTCCCCCTCCATCCACCCTGAGTCCCCAGGTCGACCGCCTCTCCGTACTTTACTGCTGGTTCTGGTCGACTGCAGGAAAACACCGGGGCAGAGTGGAActaagagaggagaaggagaagaggaacaTGGAGATTTAATTTCATTAA GGGACAGCCCTAATCGTTGCTCTCTCAGTGGGAGGGGCTTATCATCTGTGGAgactcaacaacatcatgatgctatcAAGAAAGAacagagtctctccagatcagaacacctcaagaaacaccagcagagacgaAAAGGGAAGAAACCTCACCACTGCTGctttgactgtgggaagagttttgctaaaCAGAAGGAATTGATCATTCATGAGCGGATTCACACCGGTGAGAAACTgtaccactgctctcagtgtgggaagagtttagCTGCATCTAAAACATTAAATTCTCATCAGAAAATTCATACAGGGGAGATACCTTACCCCTGCTTTGATTGTGGGAAATACCTCAATCAATCAGGAGCCCAGACtacacaccaacgcatacacacaggagagaagccttatagctgtgatcagtgtgggaagagcttcaatcaatCAGGAGCCCTGACTaaacaccaacgcatacacacaggagagaagccttatagctgtgatcagtgtgggaagagcttcaatcgaTCAGGAGACCTGACtacacaccaacgcatacacacaggagagaagccttatagctgtgatcagtgtggtaaGAGCTTCAATCATTCAGGAGCCCTGACTagacaccaacgcatacacataggagagaagccttatagctgtgatcagtgtgggaagagcttcaatcagTCAGGACACCTGACTttacaccaacgcatacacacaggagagaagccttatagctgtgatcagtgtgggaagaactTTGCTCGAGATTTCACCCTGACtacacaccaacgcatacacacaggagagaagccttatagctgtgatcagtgtgggaagagcttcaatcattCAGGATCCCTGACTgaacaccaacgcatacacacaggagagaagccttatagctgtgatcagtgtgggaagagctttgctcGAGATTCCATCCTGACTACACACcagcgaatacacacaggagagaagccttatagctgtgatcagtgtgggaagcgcTTCAATCATTCAGGATCACTAACTACACACAAACgcttacacacaggagagaagccttatagctgtgatcagtgtgggaagagcttcaatcagTCAGGACACCTGACcacacaccaacgcatacacacaggagagaagccttatagctgtgatcagtgtgggaagagctttattCAATCAGTAGAGCTGACTAGACACCAgcgaatacacactggagagaaaccttactccTGTCTATGTGGAAAGAGCTTTGCTCATTCAGGGTCACTGATAAAACACCAGGAAGCACAAATGTGTTGTTTTTTATCTCCCTCTCCTGCACCGGTTCCAGATCCCTAA